In Borrelia maritima, the genomic stretch TTTAATTTTTGCAACATTGCTGTCAATCAAATGTAAAGTTCTTTTAATAGATATTGACACTCAAGCCTCAACAACAAGCTATTTTTTTAATAAAATTAAAGACAATAATGTAAACCTAATAAATAAAAATATATACGAGGTATTAATATCGAATTTACACATAGATAATGCATTAATAACAATTAACGAAAATTTAGATTTAATTCCAAGTTATTTAACGCTGCATAAATTTAATTCAGAATCTATTCCTTACAAAGAATTTAAATTAAAAGAACAACTAAAGTTGCTTAGCAATAATTATGACTATATAATACTTGATACAAATCCCAGCTTGGATTTTACTTTAACAAATGCTCTTGTATGTAGCAATTATATAATAATACCAATAACAGCAGAGAAATGGGCTGTTGAGAGTTTAGATTTGTTTAGTTTTTTTATGGATAAGCTATTATTAAATTTACCAGTTTATTTAATAAATACTAAATTTAAAAAAAACAATACTCATAAAGAACTTTTAAAGGTTTTAGAGAAAAATAATAATTTCTTGGGGACAATATCTGAGAGAGAAGATTTGAATAAAAGAATAGCAAAAAACGATAGATTTGATTTGACGAAGGATTACATAATAGAGTACCAAAATACACTTACTGCGTTTTTAAATAAAGCAGGTACGTACACTAAGTGTACTCAATTGTAAAGGAGGAACACGTGGAAATAAAGATAAATAAAAGGAATTTATCTGAGAGTGCTGTAGGAGAAGAACAAGCTCTTATTCATTATAATAAGCTTAAAGAAAAATTAAACATCAATTTTCAAAAAGAAATTTATTGCAAACTAGAAGCAATGAAAGTTCTAAAAGAAATTAAAGACAAGGAATATTATAGGCTGGATAACTATTCCAGTTTTGATGATTTTGCAAAAGACTATAGGCTTGCTAGAACTCAAACATATAAGTATCTCAAGATTGCAACAGCAATAGAAGAAGGTTTAATTGAAGAAAAGTATGTGGTTAAAAATGGGATTAATGATACAATTTGTCTACTTAAAACAAAAGAGAGCCCGAGTTTAAAAAAATCTAACCAAAATCCAATAAAACCACTAAGATTTCAGCTTAAAAAGGAAGAGTCTTATTCTTTTTATAAAAAAAATGCTAAGCTTACAAGCTTTCTTTTGGAAAAAATTTTTTTTGAGGAAAAAGATTTTTTATTAAAAATAATCAGTGAATTTGAAACTTCAAGGAATAAACGAAAATGAAATATTTATTTTTATTTGCAAAACTTGAAAAGTTAGTGTATACTTTATAGGTACAGACTGACACGCAATGTGTCGCTCTTAATATAAGGACCTGTTACCTTAAAGGGTTTATTGGCATTTCTTGCAATAGAAATCTCAATAAACCCTTTAACTTTTAATTGAATTTTTTATTTTTTAAGATCAATTGTAAAAAAATTTAGAAAAGTATTTACAAAGC encodes the following:
- a CDS encoding chromosome replication/partitioning protein; the protein is MEIKINKRNLSESAVGEEQALIHYNKLKEKLNINFQKEIYCKLEAMKVLKEIKDKEYYRLDNYSSFDDFAKDYRLARTQTYKYLKIATAIEEGLIEEKYVVKNGINDTICLLKTKESPSLKKSNQNPIKPLRFQLKKEESYSFYKKNAKLTSFLLEKIFFEEKDFLLKIISEFETSRNKRK
- a CDS encoding ParA family protein — translated: MDKKETKVITIASIKGGVGKSTTSLIFATLLSIKCKVLLIDIDTQASTTSYFFNKIKDNNVNLINKNIYEVLISNLHIDNALITINENLDLIPSYLTLHKFNSESIPYKEFKLKEQLKLLSNNYDYIILDTNPSLDFTLTNALVCSNYIIIPITAEKWAVESLDLFSFFMDKLLLNLPVYLINTKFKKNNTHKELLKVLEKNNNFLGTISEREDLNKRIAKNDRFDLTKDYIIEYQNTLTAFLNKAGTYTKCTQL